The Hyperthermus butylicus DSM 5456 genome includes a region encoding these proteins:
- a CDS encoding RuvB-like helicase produces MAVIREVKPAREMRRIGSHSHIRGLGLDEKGRAKFIADGMVGQVEAREAAGIVVQMIKEGRMAGRGVLIVGPSGTGKTAIAVGIAKELGEDTPFVAMSGSEIYSSELKKTEVLMQAIRKAIGVRIKVHKDVYEGVVTRIRIAYVKHPFNPYVRVPSEAEITLETRDDSRTLRVGEEVAAQLIQLRVRKGDVIWIDAETGEVYKVGRACEKESKRYDVSYFRCVDIPDGPVRKRKEIVHTLTLHDLDVAYAAQRTAFATLLGMPATREIPSEVRQRVDEEVKKMINEGRAELVPGVLFIDDAHMLDIEAFSFLTRAMESELAPILVLATNRGVTKIRGTDIESPHGIPLDLLDRLLIIKTRPYKAEEIREILRIRADEEEIPLTEEALEELTKLGVERSLRYAVQLMEPARIIAEREGRNKVTAEDVKKAAEYFVDVRESIRYIRELEEEFLK; encoded by the coding sequence ATGGCTGTCATTAGGGAGGTTAAGCCGGCTAGGGAGATGCGTAGGATAGGCTCGCACAGTCATATACGCGGTCTGGGCCTCGACGAGAAGGGTCGTGCAAAGTTCATTGCTGACGGTATGGTTGGCCAGGTTGAAGCACGCGAAGCAGCGGGCATAGTGGTGCAAATGATCAAGGAGGGCAGAATGGCTGGTCGCGGGGTCCTCATAGTGGGCCCTAGCGGTACCGGTAAGACGGCAATAGCAGTGGGTATCGCCAAGGAGCTCGGCGAGGACACACCGTTCGTTGCAATGTCTGGCTCCGAGATCTATAGTAGTGAGCTAAAGAAAACTGAGGTACTAATGCAGGCTATTAGGAAGGCTATCGGTGTAAGGATAAAGGTGCACAAGGATGTCTATGAGGGTGTGGTAACGAGGATACGTATAGCGTACGTAAAGCATCCATTCAACCCGTACGTAAGAGTGCCCAGCGAGGCCGAGATAACGCTCGAAACCAGGGATGACAGTAGGACGCTAAGAGTAGGAGAGGAAGTTGCAGCCCAGCTCATACAGCTAAGAGTGCGTAAAGGCGACGTAATATGGATTGATGCTGAGACAGGCGAGGTATACAAGGTTGGCAGGGCATGCGAGAAGGAGAGTAAGCGCTACGACGTATCCTACTTCCGCTGCGTGGACATACCCGACGGCCCGGTGAGGAAGAGGAAGGAGATAGTTCATACACTAACCCTTCATGACCTAGATGTCGCCTATGCTGCTCAGCGTACAGCTTTTGCAACACTACTCGGCATGCCAGCTACCAGGGAGATACCTAGCGAGGTTAGGCAGCGTGTGGACGAGGAAGTTAAGAAGATGATTAATGAGGGTAGGGCAGAGCTTGTGCCCGGCGTACTATTCATAGATGACGCCCATATGTTGGACATAGAGGCCTTTAGCTTCCTAACGAGGGCCATGGAGAGCGAGCTAGCACCAATACTCGTACTTGCAACAAACCGTGGTGTTACGAAGATACGTGGCACAGACATAGAGTCACCTCATGGCATACCGCTAGACCTCCTCGATAGACTGCTAATCATTAAGACTAGGCCATACAAGGCGGAGGAGATACGTGAGATTCTACGTATAAGGGCTGATGAGGAGGAAATACCGTTAACCGAGGAGGCGCTAGAGGAGCTAACAAAGCTCGGTGTTGAGAGGAGCCTCCGCTACGCGGTACAGTTAATGGAGCCGGCAAGGATAATAGCTGAACGTGAGGGCCGTAATAAGGTTACAGCTGAGGATGTGAAAAAGGCTGCAGAATACTTCGTTGACGTGAGGGAGAGCATTAGGTACATCCGAGAACTTGAAGAGGAGTTCCTTAAGTAG
- a CDS encoding phosphoadenosine phosphosulfate reductase family protein: MFTIVVRSRKDAAAVSAMVERFYRDWGVDVKTLHGARSPAAAEAALEEIIEPDKFYIVLLGREDREVASHLAEWLPPNVVLRVVPRARVRNARLEQLYMEVVKARTMFRVATSWDESRRAYVFGPVGSPIDPQLEDPAPSYEVFIGVGRFSRLVSRLSGTLIGENPLVVRTTGGTHIVYNGPNPVVELDIGDAGFKPRASRINDGIEPISVSMDSLVEANREVIGIYERAAIRFLRSLGEFDTIIVPWSGGKDSTAALLLALKAYGKDRVRVVYGDTGTEFPDSVRYVEEVAEKLGIEVVRAYAGIDKELMRGAPLPSHGDRWCTILKVKSIEEMAVKLAEGKTLLVVGDRDAESPRRSARPPVRRAYTGDMLVVTPLRMWSAAHVQLYIIMNGLPLNPMYYYGFYRIGCYMCPALRNWEIYAMTTSELHIKLSKNPIYRRFIVSRLYKRAAVTKTTVACVVGDEAPIAPCG, encoded by the coding sequence ATGTTCACGATAGTAGTTAGAAGCCGCAAGGATGCTGCTGCAGTTTCAGCAATGGTTGAGAGGTTCTACCGGGACTGGGGCGTAGATGTTAAAACGCTCCATGGCGCTCGTAGTCCTGCGGCCGCGGAAGCGGCTCTTGAGGAGATAATTGAGCCGGATAAGTTCTATATAGTGCTCCTTGGCAGGGAGGATAGGGAGGTAGCTAGTCATCTCGCCGAATGGCTTCCACCAAATGTTGTGCTCCGCGTTGTACCGCGTGCAAGAGTGCGAAATGCTAGGCTCGAGCAGTTATACATGGAGGTTGTAAAGGCGCGCACAATGTTCCGGGTAGCGACATCCTGGGATGAGTCCAGGAGGGCTTATGTCTTCGGGCCAGTTGGGTCACCAATAGATCCCCAGCTTGAAGACCCTGCACCGAGCTACGAAGTCTTCATAGGTGTTGGTCGTTTCTCTCGCCTCGTTTCAAGACTATCCGGGACGCTAATTGGCGAAAACCCCCTCGTTGTTAGGACTACCGGTGGGACACACATAGTATACAATGGTCCCAACCCTGTAGTCGAGCTAGATATAGGCGATGCTGGGTTTAAGCCGAGAGCATCACGCATAAATGATGGCATAGAGCCAATAAGCGTTAGCATGGATAGCCTCGTTGAGGCTAACAGGGAGGTAATTGGGATATATGAGCGGGCAGCTATACGCTTCCTAAGGAGCTTAGGCGAATTTGATACAATCATAGTCCCCTGGAGCGGTGGTAAGGATAGTACAGCAGCGCTACTCTTAGCCCTAAAGGCGTATGGAAAAGATCGTGTAAGAGTTGTATACGGCGATACTGGCACGGAGTTCCCCGATTCGGTACGCTACGTCGAAGAGGTTGCAGAGAAGCTGGGCATAGAGGTTGTAAGAGCATATGCTGGTATAGACAAGGAGCTAATGAGAGGTGCGCCGCTTCCAAGTCATGGTGATAGGTGGTGTACAATACTCAAGGTTAAGTCTATAGAGGAGATGGCCGTAAAGCTTGCTGAAGGCAAAACGCTCTTAGTAGTTGGTGACCGTGACGCGGAATCGCCTAGGCGTAGCGCCAGGCCACCCGTACGGAGGGCCTACACTGGCGACATGTTAGTTGTTACGCCATTGCGTATGTGGAGTGCTGCGCACGTACAGCTGTACATCATTATGAATGGGCTCCCCTTAAACCCCATGTACTACTATGGCTTTTACAGGATAGGCTGCTACATGTGTCCTGCTCTGCGAAACTGGGAGATATATGCTATGACTACGAGCGAGCTACACATAAAGCTTTCCAAGAACCCGATATATAGGAGGTTTATAGTGTCAAGACTCTATAAGAGGGCAGCAGTAACGAAGACAACTGTTGCATGTGTTGTCGGTGACGAAGCTCCCATAGCCCCTTGTGGCTAG
- a CDS encoding phosphoadenosine phosphosulfate reductase family protein, which yields MTELYPLIEGGRVVGVIGSGGDATKICGFSGGCRYYLWLSVNEAVDVTSLLARGRVLELKGPRGRSFAPITSWLASPPYVHARTVPDLDEYARWLARSVGSEIRGRRILLGFSGGKDSVAALITLVKLMEYVSFKLHVMYIHIPFLESPRNVRFIEQVSRRLGVEIEVLEAPRRDMKSLLKWKGMPRRGFRFCTVYKAKPMRKLRKEDPKLIEVIGDRLTESPKRFERLSKAAIHRVVLVGRKFRPTYLYTLLDVVDIVRRHGLVHPDYLDGVPRVACSLCPYKALHEFRRLPELEDLDLIEQVWEKMWKKWYSWTSFDVFRSQHLWRFSAILAKPLLYAKELVAEKAGDADRLTGDYVEKAYRRVWVEPIPKAPELEEPWTAAELALRAWKKKLPIAVPEQEEE from the coding sequence TTGACCGAACTTTACCCGCTCATTGAGGGAGGCCGTGTCGTAGGCGTTATCGGCAGTGGCGGCGATGCAACAAAGATTTGCGGGTTTAGCGGTGGATGCCGCTACTACCTCTGGTTAAGTGTCAACGAGGCTGTGGATGTTACCAGCCTACTTGCCCGCGGACGCGTTCTCGAGCTGAAAGGGCCTAGAGGGCGGAGTTTTGCACCTATAACTTCGTGGCTCGCTTCACCACCCTACGTGCATGCGCGTACCGTGCCGGATCTCGATGAGTATGCACGCTGGCTCGCTAGAAGTGTTGGGAGTGAGATTAGGGGGCGGAGGATACTCCTAGGGTTCAGTGGCGGCAAGGACTCGGTTGCGGCACTCATCACGCTCGTCAAGCTCATGGAGTATGTTAGCTTTAAGCTTCACGTCATGTATATTCATATCCCCTTCCTAGAGTCGCCCCGCAATGTGAGGTTTATAGAGCAGGTTTCGAGGAGGCTTGGCGTCGAGATAGAGGTGTTAGAGGCTCCACGGAGAGATATGAAGAGCCTACTAAAGTGGAAAGGCATGCCCCGTAGGGGGTTTAGGTTCTGCACAGTCTACAAGGCCAAGCCTATGAGGAAGCTCCGCAAGGAGGATCCCAAACTCATAGAGGTTATTGGCGATAGACTCACAGAGTCACCTAAGAGGTTTGAGAGGCTCTCCAAGGCTGCTATACACCGTGTTGTACTTGTCGGGAGAAAGTTTAGGCCAACCTACCTCTACACATTGTTGGACGTAGTAGATATCGTCAGGCGGCACGGACTCGTTCATCCAGACTACCTGGACGGTGTTCCAAGGGTTGCATGTAGCTTGTGCCCCTACAAGGCTCTCCACGAGTTTCGCCGGCTCCCCGAGCTGGAGGATCTAGACCTCATAGAGCAGGTTTGGGAAAAGATGTGGAAGAAGTGGTATTCATGGACAAGCTTTGATGTCTTTCGGAGCCAGCACCTCTGGAGATTTAGCGCTATTCTCGCTAAACCGCTCCTCTACGCTAAGGAGTTAGTTGCTGAAAAAGCTGGAGACGCTGACAGGTTGACTGGCGACTATGTTGAGAAGGCTTATCGGAGAGTCTGGGTGGAGCCAATCCCGAAGGCGCCAGAGCTTGAGGAGCCCTGGACTGCAGCCGAACTAGCGTTGAGGGCTTGGAAGAAGAAGCTACCGATAGCTGTTCCTGAGCAGGAGGAGGAATAA
- a CDS encoding ABC transporter permease: MKPSQRLFFVLPALLLIALIVIIPLALLLSPSQLVKGLSLALSEPGSIAPVVGVEEPITVADKPNCRLFIIRGADLGVIPNSLVVACLVSLASTLLGLLAATGILLYRPLRISLVLALVALLPYPFVEAYVVQRIFNPDYGLVNSILRPFGFCITFRGLAGVAVYQIAVFAPLALILIYTYSIGVAREAYEAAVQHGVSLLQHTLLTARLSRPAVAASISLIFVLSLDDVAGPYVFQQDPSARSLLAFRAYSYFMDTVTGTFSLSAIGYIAILTLLSLIAFIAAYPSIAVAYRAAPAGSMRYRAPLAMLDTRALPFIVGVVAAALLPAALKLLAVAYGFSDRWVAELLPSPGFGGLRLLAENPDIARGIANSIVYTVISLLLLAPVAVTAAYAVARGYGRSTALFDAVLMSPLAIPGIAVAYAVFFAYHDLLRGTILDPLITPQLYLVLGYAARRLPLLYKLFQTAIASIPLELEEVATNLGAGVARKLAAIVAPLALQASSYGAAYVAVSIASEVSLSITIGGLGGSSGTTHPAPLMYLVASYMGFEGLKYAPALSAAMSILYAASIVLALAVYRLFLLLLRNSYR, from the coding sequence ATGAAGCCCTCACAGCGTCTATTTTTCGTGTTACCCGCACTACTACTCATAGCTCTTATAGTGATTATACCTCTGGCTCTCCTTCTCTCGCCGAGCCAGCTGGTTAAGGGGCTTAGTCTAGCTCTTAGCGAGCCAGGCTCTATTGCGCCAGTAGTAGGGGTTGAGGAGCCAATTACTGTGGCTGACAAGCCTAACTGTAGATTATTCATTATCAGGGGTGCAGACCTAGGCGTTATACCCAATAGCCTCGTGGTTGCATGCCTTGTATCGCTTGCCTCGACACTCCTTGGCTTGCTAGCTGCTACGGGTATACTCCTATACCGTCCCTTGAGAATCAGTCTAGTCCTGGCTCTCGTGGCCCTCCTTCCATACCCGTTTGTTGAGGCTTACGTGGTTCAGCGCATATTTAACCCTGATTATGGCCTTGTGAATAGTATCCTCAGACCGTTTGGTTTCTGTATAACCTTCCGCGGCCTTGCAGGTGTTGCAGTATATCAAATAGCTGTGTTTGCGCCGCTAGCACTTATTCTGATATACACATACTCTATTGGTGTTGCACGTGAGGCTTATGAGGCGGCAGTACAGCATGGTGTTTCGCTGCTGCAGCATACTCTACTAACGGCACGTCTCTCCAGACCAGCTGTAGCTGCAAGCATTTCGCTAATCTTTGTCTTGAGCTTGGATGATGTAGCTGGTCCATATGTTTTCCAGCAAGACCCTAGTGCACGCAGTTTGCTCGCCTTTAGGGCTTACAGCTACTTCATGGACACTGTGACCGGTACATTTTCGCTTTCTGCCATAGGCTACATAGCTATACTGACACTGCTCTCTCTCATAGCTTTCATAGCGGCTTATCCCAGTATAGCTGTTGCCTATAGGGCGGCGCCTGCGGGATCTATGCGCTACCGTGCCCCCCTAGCAATGCTTGACACAAGAGCCCTACCATTCATCGTGGGTGTTGTTGCTGCTGCTCTGCTACCAGCTGCGCTTAAGCTTCTCGCGGTAGCCTATGGTTTCAGTGATAGGTGGGTTGCAGAACTTCTCCCTTCGCCAGGCTTTGGCGGCCTAAGACTGCTCGCTGAGAACCCCGATATAGCGAGGGGGATAGCTAACAGTATTGTCTATACAGTTATCAGCCTTTTACTACTGGCTCCTGTAGCAGTCACGGCAGCCTATGCAGTAGCTAGAGGTTATGGAAGGAGTACAGCTCTCTTTGATGCAGTACTTATGTCGCCGCTGGCTATACCTGGTATAGCTGTTGCGTACGCTGTATTCTTTGCATACCATGACCTCCTTCGAGGCACGATCCTAGACCCACTTATTACCCCCCAACTATACCTTGTACTAGGCTATGCTGCTAGGAGACTTCCACTATTATACAAGCTGTTCCAGACGGCAATAGCCAGCATACCCTTAGAACTTGAGGAGGTGGCAACAAACCTTGGAGCAGGTGTAGCCCGCAAGCTAGCAGCTATAGTGGCGCCACTAGCTCTCCAGGCCAGCAGTTATGGTGCTGCCTACGTAGCTGTGAGTATAGCCTCTGAAGTAAGCCTATCAATAACCATAGGTGGTCTAGGAGGCTCTAGCGGTACAACACATCCTGCTCCTCTCATGTATCTTGTTGCTAGCTATATGGGGTTCGAGGGGCTGAAATATGCTCCAGCACTATCAGCGGCAATGTCAATCCTCTACGCGGCATCGATAGTGCTGGCGTTGGCTGTGTATCGCTTATTCCTCCTCCTGCTCAGGAACAGCTATCGGTAG
- a CDS encoding ABC transporter substrate-binding protein has translation MVSQRLLLTSAAIIAIMIVIAVAILYMQGGETGAQGVKLVIVTRLSPEEQQALREAFLNSSIAREYGIADVEFRKLDYAQWPSLAESGEVDGFFIGEKPVYDRLCSEGHLAPLTLDELLDIVGELDERYLGRASSSEICWVAVGQAVYGFIVNKVFLERYGLPEPRTWGDLVNPIYLRPLVEEVYMVSFPRPSKSGTARTIVHGILQKYGWERGWQLLTVIGMEAGIVDSSELARDQAAEGLVGVAPAYIGYGIEAEKQGRGAVFRVPEGEGILYISIAAVAKASKHKEQMQAFILWLLSDEGQRALARLFYYIPVRPVSGIDWVERIYSELRNNIFEYNRTLASEVDLAVTTYFEATIADPAANKLLKRIGKLLAQLYEEGKIDENGYADILAKLGSPLRIKDPWSGEEVVFTLEYAKKINSKLRSSEDRDKFYNAVKTVALEQYRSILSELEKLAG, from the coding sequence ATGGTGTCGCAGCGCCTCCTCCTAACTAGTGCAGCTATAATAGCCATAATGATAGTTATAGCTGTAGCTATTCTCTATATGCAGGGGGGAGAAACGGGGGCCCAAGGTGTAAAGCTGGTAATTGTTACCAGGCTTTCGCCCGAGGAGCAACAAGCTCTTCGTGAGGCATTTCTCAACAGTAGCATAGCGAGGGAGTACGGTATAGCAGATGTGGAGTTTAGGAAGCTGGACTATGCACAGTGGCCAAGTCTTGCCGAGAGCGGAGAGGTGGATGGATTCTTCATAGGCGAGAAGCCTGTCTACGATAGACTCTGCAGTGAGGGCCATCTAGCACCACTAACGTTGGATGAACTCCTAGACATCGTAGGGGAGCTTGACGAGAGGTACCTGGGTAGGGCGAGTAGCAGCGAGATTTGCTGGGTTGCAGTTGGCCAAGCAGTCTACGGCTTCATAGTAAACAAGGTGTTCCTTGAAAGGTACGGTCTGCCGGAGCCCAGAACCTGGGGCGACCTCGTGAACCCAATATACCTCCGGCCGCTGGTTGAGGAGGTCTACATGGTGTCCTTCCCAAGGCCGAGTAAGAGTGGTACAGCACGGACAATAGTGCATGGCATACTGCAAAAGTATGGCTGGGAGAGGGGCTGGCAACTCCTCACAGTTATAGGTATGGAGGCTGGTATTGTTGATAGTTCCGAGTTAGCCCGTGATCAAGCAGCCGAGGGTTTGGTGGGTGTAGCACCGGCATACATAGGTTATGGTATTGAGGCTGAGAAGCAGGGTAGGGGCGCGGTCTTCAGAGTGCCGGAGGGTGAGGGCATACTGTATATCTCTATAGCGGCTGTAGCGAAGGCTAGTAAGCATAAAGAGCAGATGCAGGCATTCATACTCTGGCTGCTAAGCGATGAGGGTCAGCGTGCACTAGCAAGGCTATTTTACTACATACCTGTGAGGCCAGTTTCCGGCATAGACTGGGTCGAAAGGATCTACAGCGAGTTGAGGAACAACATATTCGAGTACAACCGCACATTAGCCTCAGAGGTAGACCTGGCAGTTACAACTTACTTTGAGGCAACAATAGCCGACCCTGCCGCCAACAAGCTGCTCAAACGTATTGGTAAGCTATTAGCACAGCTCTATGAAGAGGGCAAGATAGACGAGAACGGCTATGCAGACATACTGGCAAAGCTTGGCTCACCGCTAAGGATAAAGGATCCATGGAGTGGCGAGGAGGTTGTATTTACTCTAGAGTATGCAAAGAAGATAAACTCCAAACTTAGAAGCTCCGAGGACAGAGACAAGTTCTACAACGCAGTAAAAACTGTAGCCCTAGAACAGTACAGGTCTATACTGTCTGAGCTCGAGAAGCTCGCTGGGTAG